One segment of Curtobacterium sp. MR_MD2014 DNA contains the following:
- the gyrA gene encoding DNA gyrase subunit A, which produces MADDNENGADEQPEIVHGEVGDIVVSGDRISQVDLQLEMQRSYLDYAMSVIVGRALPEVRDGLKPVHRRVIYAMFDGGYRPDRAFSKCSRVVGDVMGQFHPHGDSAIYDALVRLVQPWSLRYPLALGQGNFGSPGNDGAAAPRYTETKMAPLAMEMVRDIDEDTVDFQDNYDGRTQEPSILPARFPNLLVNGSVGIAVGMATNIPPHNLREVAEGAQWALAHPDATREELLGALMQRIKGPDFPTGAQILGTKGIQDAYRTGRGSITMRAVVNVEEIQGRTCLVVTELPYQVNPDNLAIRIAEGVKDGKLAGIADIRDETSGRTGQRLVIVLKRDAVAKVVLNNLYKHTQLQENFGANMLAIVDGVPRTLSLDGFISAWVDHQIDVIVRRTQYRLREAEKRAHILRGYLAALDALDEVIALIRRSPDVEEARTGLMDLLSVDEIQARAILELQLRRLAALERQKIHDEAEELERKIADFQDILASETRQRTIIGDELAEIVDRFGDDRRSEIMLGYDGDMSIEDLIPEEEMVVTITRGGYVKRTRSDNYRSQHRGGRGVKGAQLRADDIVEHFFVTTTHHWLLFLTDQGRVYRAKAYELQEASRDAKGQHVANLLAMQPDEQIQQVLDIRDYEAAQYLVLATEQGLVKKTALTEYDTNRTGGIIAINLREGDKLRQALLVDETDDLLLVSKHGMSLRFTATNDTLRPMGRSTSGVKGMSFRGDDALLAARVVSDDGYVWVMTEGGYAKRTSVDQYRVQGRGGLGIKVAKLAADRGDLVGALIVGEDDEVLVVLQSGKVVRSAVSEVPAKGRDTMGVVFARFAENDRIIAVARNSERNLDDQDDADPEIEPAGPVETVSPDEAAPEPADPADTEPVEDEAGEDQSNNE; this is translated from the coding sequence ATGGCTGACGACAACGAGAACGGCGCCGACGAGCAGCCCGAGATCGTGCACGGCGAGGTAGGCGACATCGTGGTCTCCGGCGACCGCATCTCGCAGGTCGACCTGCAGCTCGAGATGCAGCGGTCGTACCTCGACTACGCGATGTCCGTCATCGTCGGACGTGCGCTGCCGGAGGTCCGTGACGGCCTGAAGCCGGTCCACCGCCGCGTCATCTACGCGATGTTCGACGGCGGCTACCGGCCGGACCGGGCGTTCTCGAAGTGCTCCCGCGTCGTCGGTGACGTCATGGGCCAGTTCCACCCGCACGGCGACAGCGCGATCTACGACGCGCTCGTCCGCCTCGTGCAGCCGTGGTCGCTCCGGTACCCGCTCGCGCTCGGCCAGGGCAACTTCGGGTCCCCGGGCAACGACGGCGCCGCGGCCCCGCGGTACACCGAGACCAAGATGGCACCGCTCGCCATGGAGATGGTCCGGGACATCGACGAGGACACCGTCGACTTCCAGGACAACTACGACGGCCGCACGCAGGAGCCGTCGATCCTGCCGGCGCGCTTCCCGAACCTGCTCGTCAACGGGTCGGTCGGCATCGCGGTCGGCATGGCCACGAACATCCCCCCGCACAACCTGCGCGAGGTCGCCGAGGGCGCCCAGTGGGCGCTCGCGCACCCGGACGCGACGCGCGAGGAGCTCCTCGGCGCGCTCATGCAGCGGATCAAGGGCCCGGACTTCCCGACCGGCGCGCAGATCCTCGGCACGAAGGGCATCCAGGACGCCTACCGCACCGGTCGTGGCTCGATCACGATGCGCGCGGTCGTCAACGTCGAGGAGATCCAGGGCCGCACGTGCCTGGTCGTCACCGAGCTGCCGTACCAGGTGAACCCGGACAACCTGGCGATCCGCATCGCCGAGGGCGTGAAGGACGGCAAGCTCGCCGGCATCGCGGACATCCGCGACGAGACCTCCGGCCGCACCGGTCAGCGCCTGGTCATCGTGCTGAAGCGCGACGCGGTGGCGAAGGTCGTGCTCAACAACCTGTACAAGCACACGCAGCTGCAGGAGAACTTCGGCGCGAACATGCTCGCCATCGTCGACGGGGTGCCGCGCACGCTGTCGCTCGACGGCTTCATCTCGGCGTGGGTCGACCACCAGATCGACGTCATCGTCCGCCGTACCCAGTACCGGCTCCGCGAGGCCGAGAAGCGCGCGCACATCCTGCGCGGCTACCTCGCGGCGCTCGACGCCCTCGACGAGGTCATCGCGCTCATCCGTCGGTCGCCCGACGTCGAGGAGGCGCGGACCGGCCTGATGGACCTGCTGTCCGTCGACGAGATCCAGGCACGCGCGATCCTCGAGCTGCAGCTCCGCCGCCTGGCCGCCCTCGAGCGCCAGAAGATCCACGACGAGGCCGAGGAACTCGAGCGCAAGATCGCCGACTTCCAGGACATCCTGGCGTCGGAGACCCGGCAGCGCACGATCATCGGCGACGAGCTCGCCGAGATCGTCGACCGCTTCGGGGACGACCGTCGCAGCGAGATCATGCTCGGCTACGACGGTGACATGTCCATCGAGGACCTCATCCCGGAAGAGGAGATGGTCGTCACCATCACCCGCGGCGGGTACGTCAAGCGCACGCGGAGCGACAACTACCGGTCGCAGCACCGCGGCGGTCGCGGCGTCAAGGGTGCGCAGCTCCGCGCGGACGACATCGTCGAGCACTTCTTCGTCACGACGACCCACCACTGGCTGCTCTTCCTCACCGACCAGGGTCGCGTGTACCGCGCCAAGGCGTACGAGCTGCAGGAGGCGAGCCGTGACGCCAAGGGGCAGCACGTCGCCAACCTGCTCGCCATGCAGCCCGACGAGCAGATCCAGCAGGTGCTCGACATCCGCGACTACGAGGCGGCGCAGTACCTCGTGCTCGCGACCGAGCAGGGTCTGGTCAAGAAGACCGCGCTGACCGAGTACGACACCAACCGCACCGGCGGCATCATCGCGATCAACCTCCGCGAGGGCGACAAGCTCCGCCAGGCGCTGCTCGTCGACGAGACCGACGACCTGCTGCTCGTGTCGAAGCACGGCATGTCGCTCCGCTTCACGGCGACCAACGACACCCTCCGTCCGATGGGCCGGTCGACCTCCGGCGTGAAGGGCATGTCCTTCCGCGGCGACGACGCACTGCTCGCCGCACGTGTGGTGTCGGACGACGGCTACGTGTGGGTGATGACCGAGGGCGGCTACGCCAAGCGCACCTCGGTCGACCAGTACCGGGTGCAGGGCCGCGGTGGTCTCGGCATCAAGGTGGCCAAGCTGGCCGCCGATCGGGGCGACCTCGTGGGGGCGCTCATCGTCGGCGAGGACGACGAGGTGCTCGTCGTGCTGCAATCGGGCAAGGTGGTAAGGTCTGCCGTGTCCGAGGTGCCCGCCAAGGGTCGCGACACGATGGGTGTGGTCTTCGCGAGGTTCGCGGAGAACGACCGGATCATCGCGGTGGCCCGGAACAGCGAGCGGAACCTGGATGACCAGGACGACGCCGACCCCGAGATCGAGCCTGCGGGCCCGGTGGAGACGGTGAGCCCTGACGAAGCGGCCCCCGAACCCGCCGACCCCGCCGACACCGAGCCTGTCGAGGACGAGGCCGGAGAGGACCAGTCGAACAATGAGTAG
- a CDS encoding DUF3566 domain-containing protein, whose translation MSSVAEKLQKKAKRPSGTRQVRLRLVYLDFWSMVKLSFLIALAGSIVIIVATALVWVILNQTGVFTQIDALLKDVTGQNSYSIMDQFSLGQVLGFSVVVGILNVVVGTVLGAIVSVLYNLSVRITGGLLVGFTNN comes from the coding sequence ATGAGTAGTGTCGCCGAGAAGCTCCAGAAGAAGGCGAAACGTCCCAGCGGTACCCGGCAGGTCCGCCTGCGTCTGGTGTACCTCGACTTCTGGTCGATGGTGAAGCTGAGCTTCCTCATCGCGCTCGCCGGTTCGATCGTGATCATCGTCGCGACCGCGCTGGTCTGGGTCATCCTCAACCAGACCGGTGTGTTCACCCAGATCGACGCCCTGCTCAAGGACGTCACCGGGCAGAACAGCTACTCGATCATGGACCAGTTCTCGCTCGGGCAGGTCCTCGGGTTCTCGGTCGTGGTGGGCATCCTCAACGTGGTCGTCGGCACCGTGCTCGGCGCGATCGTGAGTGTCCTCTACAACCTCAGTGTGCGGATCACGGGCGGCCTGCTCGTGGGCTTCACGAACAACTGA
- the gyrB gene encoding DNA topoisomerase (ATP-hydrolyzing) subunit B: MASESDDDRTIPQDETEQAPPTEPSYGADQIQVLEGLEAVRKRPGMYIGSTGPRGLHHLVQEIVDNSVDEALAGYCDTIDVTIREDGGVRVVDNGRGIPVDTHAAEGVSTLQVVLTVLHAGGKFGGGGYAVSGGLHGVGSSVVNALSSELDVEVRRQGHVWRQSYTDGVPVAPVSKDEETDVTGTTITFWPNADIFETVEFDYETLRTRFQQMAFLNKGLRINLTDERTPDEGEESRRDSFRYERGLPDYVEYLNAQKKADLVHPDVIAIEAEDTERKIALEIAMQWNTSYQESVHTFANTINTHEGGTHEEGFRAALTSLVNRYARETKIIKEKDDNLTGDDIREGLTAVISVKLGEPQFEGQTKTKLGNTEAKSFVQRVVGTELTHWFESNPAQARDVVRKAIQASQARLAARKARETTRRKGLLESGGMPGKLKDCQSKDPTLSEIFMVEGDSAGGSAVQGRNPMTQAILPLRGKILNVEKARLDRALANQEIQSMITAFGAGIGEDFDPDKARYHKIVLMADADVDGQHITTLLLTLLFRYMRPLIERGYVYLAQPPLYRLKWSNAAHEYVFSDRERDALMQAGIAAGKRIPKDNGIQRYKGLGEMDYKELWDTTMNPDTRTLLQVTLEDAAAVDSVFATLMGEDVESRRQFIQQNAKDVRFLDI; encoded by the coding sequence ATGGCATCAGAATCTGACGACGACCGGACGATCCCGCAGGACGAGACCGAGCAGGCTCCACCGACGGAACCATCGTACGGCGCAGACCAGATTCAGGTGCTGGAGGGGCTCGAGGCGGTCCGCAAGCGCCCGGGCATGTACATCGGTTCGACGGGTCCGCGCGGTCTCCACCACCTGGTGCAGGAGATCGTCGACAACTCCGTCGACGAAGCACTGGCCGGCTACTGCGACACGATCGACGTCACCATCCGCGAGGACGGCGGCGTCCGCGTGGTCGACAACGGCCGTGGCATCCCGGTCGACACCCACGCGGCCGAGGGTGTCTCGACGCTCCAGGTCGTCCTCACCGTCCTGCACGCCGGCGGCAAGTTCGGTGGCGGCGGGTACGCGGTGTCCGGTGGTCTGCACGGCGTGGGCTCCTCCGTCGTGAACGCCCTGAGCTCCGAGCTCGACGTCGAGGTCCGCCGCCAGGGCCACGTCTGGCGCCAGAGCTACACCGACGGCGTCCCGGTCGCCCCCGTCTCGAAGGACGAGGAGACCGACGTGACCGGCACCACGATCACGTTCTGGCCGAACGCCGACATCTTCGAGACCGTCGAGTTCGACTACGAGACGCTGCGCACGCGCTTCCAGCAGATGGCCTTCCTCAACAAGGGCCTCCGCATCAACCTCACCGACGAGCGCACCCCGGACGAGGGCGAGGAGTCGCGCCGTGACTCCTTCCGCTACGAGCGCGGGCTGCCCGACTACGTCGAGTACCTCAACGCGCAGAAGAAGGCCGACCTCGTCCACCCCGACGTCATCGCGATCGAGGCCGAGGACACCGAGCGCAAGATCGCGCTCGAGATCGCCATGCAGTGGAACACCTCCTACCAGGAGAGCGTCCACACCTTCGCGAACACGATCAACACGCACGAGGGCGGCACCCACGAAGAGGGCTTCCGTGCGGCCCTGACGAGCCTGGTCAACCGGTACGCCCGCGAGACCAAGATCATCAAGGAGAAGGACGACAACCTCACGGGTGACGACATCCGCGAAGGGCTGACCGCCGTCATCTCCGTGAAGCTCGGCGAGCCGCAGTTCGAGGGCCAGACGAAGACCAAGCTCGGCAACACCGAGGCGAAGTCGTTCGTGCAGCGCGTCGTCGGCACCGAGCTCACCCACTGGTTCGAGAGCAACCCGGCCCAGGCGCGCGACGTCGTGCGGAAGGCGATCCAGGCGTCGCAGGCCCGGCTCGCCGCCCGCAAGGCCCGCGAGACCACCCGGCGCAAGGGGCTGCTCGAGTCGGGCGGCATGCCCGGCAAGCTCAAGGACTGCCAGTCGAAGGACCCGACGCTGTCGGAGATCTTCATGGTCGAGGGCGACTCCGCCGGTGGTTCCGCCGTGCAGGGCCGCAACCCCATGACCCAGGCGATCCTGCCGCTGCGCGGCAAGATCCTCAACGTCGAGAAGGCCCGCCTCGACCGCGCCCTGGCCAACCAGGAGATCCAGTCGATGATCACGGCGTTCGGCGCCGGCATCGGCGAGGACTTCGACCCGGACAAGGCCCGGTACCACAAGATCGTGCTGATGGCCGATGCCGACGTCGACGGCCAGCACATCACGACGCTGCTGCTCACGCTGCTCTTCCGCTACATGCGTCCGCTCATCGAGCGCGGGTACGTGTACCTCGCACAGCCGCCGCTGTACCGCCTGAAGTGGTCGAACGCGGCGCACGAGTACGTGTTCAGCGACCGGGAGCGCGACGCCCTGATGCAGGCGGGCATCGCCGCCGGCAAGCGCATCCCGAAGGACAACGGGATCCAGCGCTACAAGGGTCTGGGCGAGATGGACTACAAGGAGCTCTGGGACACCACGATGAACCCGGACACCCGCACGCTCCTGCAGGTCACGCTCGAGGACGCCGCCGCGGTCGACAGCGTCTTCGCGACGCTGATGGGTGAGGACGTCGAGTCGCGACGCCAGTTCATCCAGCAGAACGCCAAGGACGTCCGCTTCCTCGACATCTAG
- a CDS encoding DUF721 domain-containing protein gives MPKPWKPSEPSRVYRHLRAVFGDPSLRTVDARRRRSRELDADTVPYGKGREPRGLGDVVGALAQELGWSEPLARSELFVDWPAVVGDELAKHSRPMTIDDGTLVIRCDSTAWATQLRLMRATVTTTIAERHPGAGVQSIRVSGPDVPTWKRGPRTVQGRGPRDTYG, from the coding sequence ATGCCCAAGCCGTGGAAGCCCTCCGAGCCCTCGCGGGTGTACCGGCACCTGCGCGCCGTGTTCGGCGACCCGTCCCTCCGCACCGTCGACGCCCGACGTCGCCGGTCCCGCGAGCTCGACGCCGACACGGTCCCGTACGGCAAGGGTCGCGAACCCCGGGGGCTCGGCGACGTGGTCGGCGCGCTGGCCCAGGAACTCGGGTGGTCGGAGCCGTTGGCGCGCTCGGAGCTCTTCGTCGACTGGCCCGCCGTGGTGGGCGACGAACTCGCGAAGCACTCGCGCCCGATGACGATCGACGACGGCACGCTCGTCATCCGCTGCGACTCGACGGCATGGGCGACGCAGCTCCGTCTGATGCGCGCGACCGTGACGACGACGATCGCCGAGCGGCACCCGGGAGCGGGCGTGCAGTCGATCCGGGTTTCCGGCCCGGACGTCCCCACCTGGAAACGCGGTCCCAGGACCGTCCAGGGGCGTGGTCCTCGCGACACCTACGGTTGA
- the dnaA gene encoding chromosomal replication initiator protein DnaA, producing the protein MTMPADPVEDLWSSVLGLLSEDDRITPQLHGFLNLVEPKGVLAGTLYLEVPNDLTRGMLEQRIRVPITEAVSRVGDDSVANFAITVNPDMASEPRVEAVVPSHVPEYAEPVQAPVEQSAAPRQYIEAPFVPSQIDSPGTGGRPESRLNPKYNFDNFVIGSSNRFAHAAAVAVAEAPAKAYNPLFIYGDSGLGKTHLLHAIGHYAESLYPGIRVRYVSSEEFTNDFINSIANNRSNQFQQRYRDIDILLIDDIQFLQGKDSTQEAFFHTFNTLHDHNKQVVITSDVAPKHLTGFEDRMRSRFEWGLITDVQAPDLETRIAILRKKAQSDHLQVPDDILEFMASKVSSNIRELEGTLIRVTAFASLNRTAVDMALVQTVLKDLITLDDDNVIAPTDIINHTAEYFKLSVDDLYGSSRSQAIATARQIAMYLCREMTSLSLPKIGQLFGNRDHTTVMYANKKITELMKERRSIYNQVTELTSRIKQDRRYR; encoded by the coding sequence ATGACGATGCCGGCCGACCCCGTCGAGGACCTCTGGTCCTCCGTCCTGGGCCTCCTCTCCGAGGACGACCGCATCACCCCGCAGCTGCACGGCTTCCTCAACCTGGTCGAACCGAAGGGCGTGCTCGCCGGCACCCTCTACCTCGAGGTCCCCAACGACCTGACACGGGGCATGCTCGAGCAGCGGATCCGCGTCCCGATCACCGAGGCCGTGTCGCGGGTCGGTGACGACTCGGTCGCGAACTTCGCCATCACGGTGAACCCGGACATGGCGTCGGAACCGCGGGTCGAGGCGGTCGTCCCGAGCCACGTCCCCGAGTACGCGGAGCCGGTGCAGGCGCCGGTGGAGCAGAGCGCGGCACCCCGCCAGTACATCGAGGCACCGTTCGTCCCGAGCCAGATCGACTCCCCGGGCACCGGTGGTCGCCCCGAGTCACGACTCAACCCGAAGTACAACTTCGACAACTTCGTCATCGGCTCGTCGAACCGCTTCGCCCACGCCGCCGCGGTCGCGGTCGCCGAAGCTCCGGCCAAGGCGTACAACCCGCTCTTCATCTACGGCGACTCCGGTCTCGGCAAGACGCACCTCCTCCACGCGATCGGCCACTACGCCGAGAGCCTCTACCCGGGCATCCGTGTCCGGTACGTGTCGAGCGAGGAGTTCACCAACGACTTCATCAACTCGATCGCGAACAACCGGTCGAACCAGTTCCAGCAGCGCTACCGCGACATCGACATCCTGCTGATCGACGACATCCAGTTCCTGCAGGGGAAGGACTCCACGCAGGAGGCCTTCTTCCACACGTTCAACACGCTGCACGACCACAACAAGCAGGTCGTGATCACGTCGGACGTCGCGCCGAAGCACCTGACCGGCTTCGAGGACCGGATGCGCTCGCGGTTCGAGTGGGGCCTCATCACGGACGTGCAGGCGCCGGACCTCGAGACGCGCATCGCGATCCTGCGCAAGAAGGCGCAGTCCGACCACCTGCAGGTCCCCGACGACATCCTCGAGTTCATGGCGTCGAAGGTCTCGAGCAACATCCGTGAGCTCGAGGGGACGCTCATCCGCGTCACGGCGTTCGCGAGCCTGAACCGGACGGCCGTCGACATGGCCCTGGTGCAGACGGTCCTCAAGGACCTGATCACCCTCGACGACGACAACGTGATCGCGCCGACGGACATCATCAACCACACCGCGGAGTACTTCAAGCTCTCGGTCGACGACCTGTACGGCTCGTCCCGGTCGCAGGCGATCGCGACCGCGCGGCAGATCGCCATGTACCTGTGCCGTGAGATGACGAGCCTGTCGCTGCCGAAGATCGGGCAGCTGTTCGGCAACCGCGACCACACCACGGTCATGTACGCGAACAAGAAGATCACCGAGCTGATGAAGGAACGACGGTCGATCTACAACCAGGTCACCGAGCTGACGAGCCGCATCAAGCAGGACCGCCGCTACCGCTGA
- the gnd gene encoding phosphogluconate dehydrogenase (NAD(+)-dependent, decarboxylating) has product MHIGLVGLGRMGNNMRARLRNAGIEVTGYDANPAVSDVADLGALAAALPEGKKLVWVMVPHGKITDDVITDLAGVLGEGDLVIDGGNSKWLDDTIHAEQLDAKGIRYMDAGVSGGVWGKDNGYGLMVGGAPEDVEFAMPVFDALRPEGPREEGFSHAGPVGAGHYAKMVHNGIEYAIMQAYGEGYELLEAKDIIKDVPAVFAGWQRGTVVRSWLLDLMVLALNEDPKLDAIEGYVDDSGEGRWTVEEAIEHAVPMPTISASIFARFVSRQGSASPTMKAVAALRNQFGGHAVKKA; this is encoded by the coding sequence ATGCACATCGGTCTTGTCGGCCTCGGTCGCATGGGCAACAACATGCGTGCCCGTCTCCGCAACGCAGGCATCGAGGTCACCGGGTACGACGCGAACCCCGCCGTCTCCGACGTCGCGGACCTCGGCGCCCTGGCAGCCGCACTGCCCGAGGGCAAGAAGCTCGTGTGGGTCATGGTCCCGCACGGCAAGATCACCGACGACGTGATCACGGACCTCGCCGGCGTCCTGGGCGAGGGCGACCTCGTCATCGACGGTGGCAACTCGAAGTGGCTGGACGACACGATCCACGCCGAGCAGCTCGACGCCAAGGGCATCCGGTACATGGACGCCGGTGTCTCCGGCGGTGTCTGGGGCAAGGACAACGGCTACGGCCTGATGGTCGGTGGCGCCCCCGAGGACGTCGAGTTCGCCATGCCGGTCTTCGACGCGCTCCGCCCCGAGGGCCCCCGCGAGGAGGGCTTCTCGCACGCCGGCCCCGTCGGCGCCGGTCACTACGCCAAGATGGTCCACAACGGCATCGAGTACGCGATCATGCAGGCGTACGGCGAGGGCTACGAGCTCCTCGAGGCCAAGGACATCATCAAGGACGTCCCCGCGGTCTTCGCCGGGTGGCAGCGCGGCACCGTCGTGCGCTCCTGGCTGCTCGACCTGATGGTCCTCGCGCTGAACGAGGACCCGAAGCTCGACGCCATCGAGGGCTACGTCGACGACTCCGGCGAGGGCCGTTGGACGGTGGAGGAGGCCATCGAGCACGCCGTGCCGATGCCGACCATCTCCGCGTCGATCTTCGCGCGCTTCGTCTCGCGTCAGGGCAGTGCGTCCCCGACGATGAAGGCCGTCGCGGCCCTGCGCAACCAGTTCGGCGGTCACGCCGTGAAGAAGGCGTAG
- the dnaN gene encoding DNA polymerase III subunit beta, whose protein sequence is MKFEVNRDVFSEAVSFAVKLLPQRTTLPILSGVLIHAEGDRLTLSSFDYEVSAQTSITAQIDEPGTVLVSGRLLNDISSRLPNAPVTFTTEDTKISVTCGSAHFTLLSMPVEEYPTLPEIGEQTGVVPGDAFSEAVSQVAVAASRDDVTPVITGVQLEVGDNDLSLIATDRYRVAVRTIAWDSGRVGSDPLHALVPARTLQEVGRTFGSASTVSVSISGSSDRELIAFHADDKTVTSLLIKGNYPPVRRLFPETVNDHAVINTAELVEAVRRVSLVLEREAALRFSFSVDGLTLEAIGSEQAQASESISALLTGEETVVSLKPAFLLDGLNAVHSEFVRISFTKTENPNKPGPVLITGQTSQEAAATDGYRYLLQPNLLLR, encoded by the coding sequence GTGAAGTTCGAGGTCAACCGGGACGTCTTCTCCGAAGCCGTCTCCTTCGCGGTGAAGCTCCTCCCACAGCGCACGACCCTCCCGATCCTGTCCGGAGTCCTCATCCACGCCGAGGGCGATCGGCTCACGCTGTCGTCGTTCGACTACGAGGTCTCGGCGCAGACCTCGATCACGGCGCAGATCGACGAACCGGGCACCGTGCTCGTCTCCGGCCGTCTGCTCAACGACATCTCGAGCCGACTGCCGAACGCCCCGGTGACCTTCACCACCGAGGACACGAAGATCTCCGTCACCTGCGGATCGGCGCACTTCACGCTGCTGTCCATGCCGGTCGAGGAGTACCCGACGCTGCCGGAGATCGGTGAGCAGACCGGGGTCGTCCCCGGCGACGCCTTCTCCGAGGCCGTGTCCCAGGTGGCCGTCGCGGCGAGCCGCGACGACGTCACCCCGGTCATCACGGGTGTGCAGCTCGAGGTCGGCGACAACGACCTGTCGCTCATCGCGACCGACCGCTACCGCGTCGCGGTCCGCACGATCGCGTGGGACTCCGGTCGTGTCGGATCCGACCCGCTGCACGCGCTCGTCCCCGCTCGCACCCTGCAGGAGGTCGGCCGCACGTTCGGGTCGGCGTCCACGGTGTCGGTCTCGATCAGCGGGTCGTCGGACCGCGAGCTCATCGCGTTCCACGCCGACGACAAGACCGTGACCTCGCTGCTCATCAAGGGCAACTACCCGCCGGTCCGCCGGCTCTTCCCCGAGACGGTGAACGACCACGCGGTGATCAACACCGCTGAACTCGTCGAGGCCGTCCGACGGGTCTCCCTCGTCCTGGAGCGCGAAGCGGCGCTCCGGTTCTCCTTCTCGGTCGACGGGCTCACGCTCGAGGCGATCGGATCCGAACAAGCGCAGGCGTCAGAGTCGATCAGTGCGTTGCTGACCGGGGAGGAAACGGTGGTCTCGCTGAAGCCCGCCTTCCTCCTGGACGGGTTGAACGCGGTGCACTCCGAGTTCGTCCGCATCTCCTTCACCAAGACGGAGAACCCCAACAAGCCGGGTCCGGTGCTCATCACCGGGCAGACCTCGCAAGAGGCCGCGGCGACGGACGGATACCGGTACCTGCTGCAGCCCAATCTCCTGCTGCGATAG
- the recF gene encoding DNA replication/repair protein RecF (All proteins in this family for which functions are known are DNA-binding proteins that assist the filamentation of RecA onto DNA for the initiation of recombination or recombinational repair.): MHVDHLQLTDFRNYREADVDLARGPNLFVGRNGQGKTNLVEAIGYLSTLGSHRVPTDAALVRQGCDAAIVRARLAHEDRSILAEVQINRTGSNRAQVNRAAIKPRELPRYCTSVLFAPEDLALVRGEPSGRRRMLDELLGQIAPRMQGVLADYDRTLKQRNTLLKSARATGARSGSLATLDVWDDRLVAFGSEIIAARDHLTRRLAPFVTEAYATVAGERHEATISGVLSVRGGDPEDAAATDPVLGTPDEPVSVAAAAEAFRGALERRRRDELDRGLTLVGPHRDDVLFQLNGLPARGYASHGESWSFALAIKLAGAAVLRAESTLGDPIIILDDVFAELDESRRERLAGAVADYEQVLITAAVFGDVPDQLAAHTVRIEAGTIVTDEARA; the protein is encoded by the coding sequence GTGCACGTCGACCACCTGCAACTCACCGACTTCCGGAACTACCGGGAGGCGGACGTCGACCTCGCACGCGGGCCGAACCTGTTCGTCGGGCGGAACGGACAGGGCAAGACCAACCTGGTCGAGGCGATCGGCTACCTCTCGACCCTCGGGTCGCACCGGGTGCCGACCGATGCCGCCCTCGTCCGTCAGGGCTGCGACGCTGCGATCGTGCGCGCTCGACTGGCGCACGAGGACCGCAGCATCCTGGCCGAGGTGCAGATCAACCGCACGGGGTCGAACCGAGCCCAGGTCAACCGGGCCGCGATCAAGCCCCGCGAACTGCCGCGGTACTGCACCAGCGTGCTCTTCGCCCCCGAGGACCTGGCCCTCGTCCGCGGTGAGCCCTCGGGCCGTCGGCGCATGCTGGACGAGCTGCTCGGTCAGATCGCACCCCGGATGCAGGGCGTGCTCGCCGACTACGACCGGACGCTCAAGCAGCGGAACACCCTGCTGAAGTCGGCACGGGCGACCGGTGCGCGGTCGGGGTCCCTCGCGACGCTGGACGTCTGGGACGACCGGCTCGTCGCGTTCGGTTCCGAGATCATCGCGGCCCGCGACCACCTCACCCGTCGCCTCGCGCCGTTCGTGACCGAGGCCTACGCCACCGTCGCCGGCGAACGGCACGAGGCGACCATCTCGGGTGTGCTCAGCGTGCGCGGCGGTGACCCCGAGGACGCTGCCGCGACCGACCCGGTGCTCGGGACGCCGGACGAACCGGTGTCCGTCGCCGCTGCGGCCGAGGCCTTCCGTGGTGCGCTCGAGCGTCGGCGTCGGGACGAACTCGACCGCGGACTGACCCTCGTCGGACCGCACCGCGACGACGTGCTCTTCCAGCTGAACGGGTTACCTGCGCGCGGGTACGCCAGCCACGGCGAGTCGTGGTCGTTCGCCCTCGCGATCAAGCTCGCCGGCGCCGCGGTGCTCCGGGCGGAGTCGACGCTCGGCGACCCGATCATCATCCTCGACGACGTGTTCGCCGAGCTCGACGAGTCACGGCGTGAACGGTTGGCGGGGGCGGTCGCCGACTACGAGCAGGTGCTCATCACCGCCGCGGTGTTCGGGGACGTGCCCGACCAGCTCGCCGCCCACACCGTCCGGATCGAGGCGGGCACGATCGTGACGGACGAGGCTCGCGCCTGA